The Nocardia arthritidis genome has a window encoding:
- a CDS encoding response regulator transcription factor — protein sequence MTSVLIVEDEESLADPLAFLLRKEGFEVTVVGDGPSALAEFDRSGADIVLLDLMLPGMSGTDVCKQLRTRSGVPVIMVTARDSEIDKVVGLELGADDYVTKPYSARELIARIRAVLRRGAGDELDGGNESGVLEAGPVRMDVDRHTVLVNGKPVTLPLKEFDLLEYLLRNSGRVLTRGQLIDRVWGADYVGDTKTLDVHVKRLRSKIEADPAKPEHLVTVRGLGYKLEA from the coding sequence ATGACGAGTGTTCTGATCGTCGAGGATGAGGAGTCGCTGGCCGATCCGCTCGCGTTTCTCCTGCGCAAGGAGGGATTCGAGGTAACGGTGGTCGGTGACGGACCATCCGCGCTTGCCGAATTCGACCGGTCCGGCGCCGATATCGTGCTGCTCGACCTGATGCTGCCCGGTATGAGCGGCACCGACGTGTGCAAGCAGCTGCGCACCCGCAGCGGTGTCCCGGTGATCATGGTGACCGCGCGGGACAGCGAGATCGACAAGGTGGTCGGGCTGGAGCTCGGCGCGGACGACTATGTGACCAAGCCGTACTCGGCGCGCGAGTTGATCGCCCGCATCAGGGCGGTGCTGCGCCGCGGCGCCGGTGACGAGCTGGACGGCGGCAACGAGAGCGGTGTGCTGGAGGCCGGCCCGGTCCGCATGGATGTCGACCGGCACACGGTGCTGGTCAACGGCAAGCCGGTCACCCTGCCGCTCAAGGAGTTCGACCTGCTGGAGTACCTGCTGCGTAACTCCGGCCGGGTGCTCACCCGCGGCCAGCTGATCGACCGGGTGTGGGGCGCCGATTACGTCGGCGACACCAAGACGCTCGACGTGCATGTCAAGCGGTTGCGCTCGAAGATCGAGGCCGATCCGGCCAAGCCGGAGCACCTGGTGACGGTGCGCGGGCTGGGTTACAAGCTGGAAGCGTGA
- a CDS encoding sensor histidine kinase — protein MSVPQAVLLAVLAAVVGLAVGGLLIPYMNARQAARRQADSGLTMSQVLDLIVLASESGIAVVDEYRDVVLVNPRAEELGLVRNRLLDERAWAAVEKVLATGESAEFDLTAKNPMPGRSRIAVRGVARPLSKEETNFTVLFADDDSEQARMEATRRDFVANVSHELKTPVGAMSLLAEALLESADDPDAVRHFGQRVLGESRRLGKMVTELIALSRLQGAEKLPDLSVVDVDTVVNQAVDRSRTAAEAAGITVSTDRPSGLEVLGDETLLVTALSNLVENAIAYSPTGSHVSVSRSLRGDHVAMAVTDRGIGIAKEDQERVFERFFRSDKARSRATGGTGLGLAIVKHVAANHNGEITLWSKLGTGSTFTLRIPAHHEADGDEDSAESGVGTRETSPRPTGPGRTNGVEARR, from the coding sequence GTGAGTGTTCCCCAGGCCGTCCTGCTGGCAGTCCTCGCGGCTGTCGTGGGCCTGGCAGTCGGCGGGCTACTGATTCCATATATGAATGCGAGGCAGGCCGCGCGGCGGCAGGCCGATTCCGGTCTCACCATGTCCCAGGTGCTCGACCTGATCGTGCTCGCCTCGGAGAGCGGTATCGCGGTGGTCGACGAGTACCGCGACGTCGTGCTGGTCAACCCGCGCGCCGAGGAGCTCGGCCTGGTCCGCAACCGACTACTCGACGAACGCGCCTGGGCCGCGGTCGAAAAGGTGCTGGCCACCGGCGAATCCGCGGAATTCGACCTGACCGCCAAGAACCCGATGCCCGGCCGCAGCCGGATCGCGGTGCGCGGTGTCGCCCGGCCGCTGTCCAAGGAGGAGACCAATTTCACGGTGCTCTTCGCCGACGACGATTCCGAGCAGGCCCGCATGGAGGCCACCCGGCGCGACTTCGTTGCCAATGTCAGCCATGAGCTCAAGACACCGGTCGGCGCGATGAGCCTGTTGGCCGAGGCGTTGCTGGAATCGGCCGACGATCCGGATGCGGTGCGCCACTTCGGTCAGCGGGTGCTCGGCGAATCGCGCAGGCTCGGCAAGATGGTCACCGAGTTGATCGCGCTGTCCCGACTGCAAGGTGCCGAGAAACTGCCCGATCTATCCGTTGTCGACGTCGATACCGTCGTCAACCAGGCGGTGGACCGCTCCCGCACCGCGGCGGAGGCCGCGGGCATCACGGTCAGCACCGACCGCCCCAGCGGACTCGAGGTGCTCGGTGACGAGACCCTGCTGGTCACCGCCTTGTCCAACCTGGTGGAGAACGCGATCGCCTATTCGCCGACCGGCTCGCACGTCTCGGTCAGCCGCTCGCTGCGCGGCGACCACGTCGCGATGGCCGTGACCGACCGCGGCATCGGCATCGCCAAGGAAGACCAGGAGCGGGTGTTCGAGCGGTTCTTCCGCTCGGACAAGGCCCGCTCGCGCGCCACCGGCGGTACCGGCCTCGGGCTGGCTATCGTCAAGCATGTGGCGGCCAACCACAACGGTGAGATCACCCTGTGGAGCAAGCTGGGTACCGGATCGACGTTCACCCTGCGAATACCCGCCCATCACGAGGCCGACGGAGATGAGGATTCCGCCGAGTCCGGGGTGGGCACGAGAGAAACAAGCCCGCGTCCCACGGGTCCGGGCCGAACCAACGGTGTGGAGGCACGCAGATGA
- a CDS encoding winged helix-turn-helix transcriptional regulator — MALAHVEHITIGPVEFPAYGDYTSDCPARIGVDLFGNSWLPVVVYTLRNGPMRPGELRAVIGGISQKMLTQTLRKMERMTLVERRRYAESPPRVEYELTKAGLDLLIPLYALGDWVDRHGSAVTAALADGDDED, encoded by the coding sequence ATGGCGCTGGCACACGTCGAACACATCACCATCGGCCCGGTCGAATTCCCGGCATACGGCGATTACACCTCGGACTGCCCGGCCAGGATCGGCGTCGACCTCTTCGGCAACTCCTGGCTACCGGTCGTGGTGTACACGCTGCGCAACGGTCCGATGCGTCCCGGCGAGCTGCGCGCAGTCATCGGCGGCATCAGCCAGAAGATGCTCACCCAGACCCTGCGCAAGATGGAACGGATGACGCTGGTCGAGCGCCGCCGCTACGCCGAATCCCCGCCGCGGGTGGAGTACGAGCTGACCAAGGCGGGCCTCGATCTGCTCATACCGCTCTATGCGCTGGGCGATTGGGTGGACCGGCACGGCTCGGCGGTCACCGCCGCATTGGCAGACGGCGACGACGAGGACTGA
- a CDS encoding NADPH-dependent F420 reductase, protein MRIGIIGAGSMAAALGGGWAAAGHEIRIGARNAGAASELAAKIGSGATGGSIAEAAEFGEAVLLALPPSAMDAVLRSVPGGFAGKTLIDCSNAFMPDEAAPEGTLAFVLSEDAVAERISATVPDAHVVKAFNLLAAEIFAADTREFEGRTLGMPYCGDDPAALRLVADLIEDLKFQPIPAGGLHRARYLEATSVFVVGLWFGGQDARAMFPPVEATYAEVD, encoded by the coding sequence ATGCGAATCGGAATCATCGGCGCGGGCTCGATGGCGGCGGCGCTCGGCGGCGGCTGGGCCGCGGCGGGGCATGAGATCCGCATCGGCGCTCGAAATGCCGGTGCCGCAAGCGAATTGGCCGCGAAGATCGGTTCGGGCGCGACCGGCGGGTCGATCGCCGAAGCGGCAGAGTTCGGCGAAGCGGTGCTGCTCGCACTGCCGCCGAGCGCGATGGACGCGGTATTGCGTTCGGTGCCAGGCGGTTTCGCCGGAAAGACCCTGATCGACTGCTCCAACGCGTTCATGCCGGACGAGGCCGCGCCGGAGGGCACGTTGGCGTTCGTCCTCTCCGAGGACGCGGTCGCGGAGCGGATCTCGGCCACCGTGCCCGACGCACACGTGGTGAAGGCGTTCAACCTCCTCGCCGCCGAGATCTTCGCTGCGGACACAAGGGAATTCGAGGGCCGCACGCTGGGGATGCCGTACTGCGGCGACGATCCCGCCGCCCTACGCCTGGTGGCCGATCTGATCGAAGACCTGAAGTTCCAACCGATCCCCGCGGGCGGACTGCACCGTGCGCGATACCTGGAGGCCACCTCGGTCTTCGTCGTCGGACTGTGGTTCGGTGGCCAGGACGCCAGGGCGATGTTCCCGCCCGTCGAGGCCACTTACGCCGAAGTCGATTGA
- a CDS encoding CocE/NonD family hydrolase yields the protein MRSTLRCAVALFAAIALAPFLSPAAAPAEPAPAGPDGGAAGAAWAAAEDGPQQYPNVHIDWDVPITMSDGTVLKANVYRPADAAGQPISAPTPTIVNLTPYTKLGSMIADSLISIPWLSDAVMQVARDTDLSGTPFSGITDLTKALGGGLIRNFSVDRQLIKSGYTQVVVDVRGTGFSQGDWDLLRDREQRDTVEVIDWAAHQPWSTGDIGMTGVSYSALNQLQAAAKNPPALKAIFPVVPSRNPFRDLVAPGGAVGVAFMPAWLLAVNGAKLVPDLSALAGGRFDLKWLQDRMADPFTFMDALVNVFVTPEIDQLDPKVQDLLHAASPIRQAWENDPSRITVPAFITGGWHDVFVNSQADVYRRMPLPPGRKQLLIGDGYHISNGNESGKPGLPPRMDVLQRAWFDKWLKGIDNGIDAYGPVTVRQQGGGWITAPSFPEPGVDYRRMYLSATSSGASGVSAHDGSLVPQPDPGTDQLTVAPGLSTICSRDAAQESAGILSIIDGCAKDSRVAEVAALTFTSAPVAAPTNLSGPIAVHLNTIQDAADGYWVTTVNDVAPDGQSTVLSSGQLVASLRKIDEARSTRAPDGDYTDPVPDLSLDTRQQTVPGQPTALDISVPGIAAVLQPGHRLRVDVFAANFPKGLTPTPITVDTGLRPQHLLLDPAEPSYVNLPVSGNPGW from the coding sequence ATGCGGTCCACTCTGCGCTGTGCCGTCGCGTTGTTCGCCGCAATCGCCTTGGCGCCCTTCCTATCTCCCGCCGCGGCTCCGGCCGAGCCCGCACCGGCCGGCCCGGACGGCGGCGCCGCGGGCGCGGCATGGGCGGCCGCGGAAGACGGTCCACAGCAGTATCCGAATGTCCACATCGACTGGGACGTGCCGATCACCATGAGCGACGGCACCGTGCTGAAGGCGAACGTCTACCGTCCGGCCGATGCTGCGGGACAACCGATTTCGGCGCCGACACCGACCATCGTGAACCTCACCCCGTACACCAAACTCGGCTCGATGATCGCCGACAGCCTCATCTCCATCCCGTGGCTGTCCGACGCGGTCATGCAGGTGGCGCGCGACACCGACCTATCCGGCACGCCGTTCTCCGGCATCACCGACCTGACCAAGGCGCTCGGCGGCGGCCTGATCCGCAATTTCTCGGTCGACCGGCAGCTGATCAAGAGCGGCTACACCCAGGTGGTGGTCGATGTCCGGGGAACCGGCTTCTCCCAAGGGGATTGGGATCTGCTGCGCGATCGGGAACAGCGGGACACCGTCGAGGTGATCGACTGGGCCGCGCATCAGCCGTGGTCCACCGGCGATATCGGGATGACCGGCGTCTCCTACTCGGCGTTGAACCAGTTGCAGGCCGCGGCCAAGAATCCGCCCGCGTTGAAGGCCATCTTTCCGGTGGTGCCGAGCCGGAATCCGTTCCGCGACTTGGTCGCACCCGGCGGCGCTGTCGGCGTCGCCTTCATGCCCGCCTGGCTGCTCGCGGTGAACGGCGCGAAGCTGGTGCCGGATCTGTCCGCGCTGGCCGGCGGTCGGTTCGACCTCAAATGGCTACAGGACCGGATGGCCGACCCGTTCACCTTCATGGACGCGCTGGTCAATGTGTTCGTCACGCCGGAGATCGACCAACTCGACCCGAAGGTGCAGGATCTGCTGCACGCCGCGAGCCCGATCCGCCAGGCGTGGGAGAACGATCCGAGCCGAATCACCGTGCCCGCCTTCATCACCGGCGGCTGGCACGATGTCTTCGTCAACTCGCAGGCCGACGTTTACCGGCGAATGCCGTTGCCGCCCGGGCGCAAACAGCTGTTGATCGGCGACGGCTACCACATCAGCAACGGCAACGAATCCGGTAAGCCCGGTCTGCCGCCGCGCATGGACGTGCTGCAGCGCGCCTGGTTCGACAAGTGGCTCAAGGGAATCGACAACGGCATCGATGCATACGGCCCGGTGACCGTGCGTCAGCAGGGCGGTGGCTGGATCACCGCGCCCTCCTTCCCCGAGCCGGGGGTCGACTACCGGCGGATGTACCTCTCGGCCACGTCCAGCGGCGCCTCCGGCGTCAGTGCACACGATGGATCGCTTGTCCCACAACCGGATCCGGGCACCGATCAACTCACCGTCGCACCGGGGCTTTCCACCATCTGCTCCAGGGACGCGGCGCAGGAATCCGCCGGAATCCTTTCGATCATCGATGGCTGCGCGAAGGATTCGCGGGTGGCCGAGGTCGCCGCGCTCACCTTCACCAGCGCCCCGGTGGCCGCGCCGACCAACCTGTCGGGCCCGATCGCGGTGCACCTCAACACCATTCAGGACGCCGCCGACGGCTACTGGGTCACCACCGTGAACGATGTGGCGCCGGACGGACAGTCGACGGTGCTCTCCTCGGGCCAACTCGTCGCCTCACTGCGAAAGATCGATGAGGCGCGCAGCACCCGCGCGCCCGACGGCGACTACACCGATCCGGTACCCGACCTCTCGCTGGACACCCGACAGCAGACGGTGCCGGGACAACCAACCGCACTGGATATTTCGGTGCCCGGCATAGCCGCCGTCCTCCAGCCGGGACACCGCCTGCGCGTCGACGTATTCGCCGCCAACTTCCCCAAGGGCCTGACCCCGACCCCGATCACCGTCGACACCGGCCTACGCCCCCAGCACCTGCTGCTAGACCCAGCCGAACCGAGCTACGTCAACCTGCCGGTGTCCGGCAATCCCGGCTGGTGA
- a CDS encoding CocE/NonD family hydrolase has product MKYALRATVAAVATAVLVPFLASGASAAPNPTGPDGGAAGAAWTATEDGPQQYPNVFIQWDVPITMSDGTVLKGNVYRPADAAGRPIDTPTPTVVNLTPYTKLVSNLADHAQSIPGLSDALLGLFRQIDLSGTPLSGITDLTKAFGGGELRNFTVDRQLIKSGYTQVVVDVRGTGFSQGDWDMLRDREQQDTVEVIDWTARQPWSNGRIGMNGISYSGINQVQVAEKRPPALQAIFPVVPGSDLVDDVLAPGGGFGFNFIPLWLTAINGLKLVPDLASVLNGQFDTQWLADRVRDPLTFMDVLLNVYTTAKMDDLDPRAKELLTANSGPRQAWLGDPSRIQVPTFVTGGWHDLFTYSESKIYNDIPLPAGQKQLLMGNTYHVNSGNEYGKPGLPPRLDVLQRAWFDRWLKDIDNGIDKYGPVTLRQQGGGWVTSNGFGESATGTDEAEYRRMYLSAARSGTANSVYDGSLSATAVSDDARLTVAPGLASLCSNDAAQGSAGVLSIIDGCAKDSRIEELGGLTFTSAPVGGPTSLSGPIAVHLNTVQDAADGYWVVTVNDVAPDGQSTVLSSGQLMASLRQVDEAASSRSANGDYTDPRAYTSIDYRQPTVPGEATTLDIALPATEAVLQPGHRLRVDVYAGNFPKGLPIMPMLLDTGLRPQHVQLDPQRPSFVNVPVRGNPGW; this is encoded by the coding sequence ATGAAGTACGCGTTGCGGGCCACAGTGGCGGCGGTTGCCACGGCGGTGCTCGTCCCCTTCCTCGCATCCGGCGCGTCCGCGGCGCCGAACCCGACCGGCCCCGATGGCGGCGCCGCCGGTGCGGCCTGGACCGCAACCGAAGACGGTCCGCAGCAGTACCCGAATGTGTTCATTCAGTGGGACGTCCCGATCACCATGAGTGACGGCACCGTGCTCAAGGGCAATGTCTACCGGCCCGCCGACGCCGCCGGGCGGCCGATCGACACCCCGACGCCGACGGTCGTCAACCTGACGCCCTACACCAAGCTGGTCTCCAACCTGGCCGACCACGCGCAGTCCATACCCGGCCTGTCCGACGCGCTGCTCGGGCTGTTCCGCCAGATCGATCTGAGCGGCACCCCGCTGTCCGGAATCACCGATCTGACAAAGGCATTCGGCGGCGGTGAGCTGCGCAACTTCACCGTCGACCGGCAGCTGATCAAGAGCGGCTACACCCAGGTGGTCGTCGATGTGCGCGGAACCGGCTTCTCCCAAGGGGATTGGGATATGCTGCGCGATCGCGAACAGCAGGACACCGTCGAGGTGATCGACTGGACGGCGCGCCAGCCGTGGTCCAACGGGCGCATCGGCATGAACGGCATTTCCTACTCGGGGATCAACCAGGTGCAGGTCGCCGAAAAGCGCCCGCCCGCACTGCAGGCCATCTTCCCGGTCGTGCCGGGTAGCGATCTGGTCGACGATGTGCTCGCGCCCGGTGGCGGCTTCGGCTTCAACTTCATTCCGCTGTGGCTCACCGCGATCAACGGGCTCAAGCTGGTTCCGGATCTGGCCTCGGTGCTCAACGGGCAGTTCGACACCCAGTGGCTGGCCGATCGGGTGCGAGATCCGTTGACGTTCATGGACGTACTGCTCAATGTCTACACCACCGCGAAGATGGACGACCTCGATCCGCGTGCGAAGGAACTGCTCACCGCGAATTCCGGCCCGCGCCAGGCGTGGCTGGGCGATCCGAGCCGGATCCAGGTGCCGACCTTCGTCACCGGCGGCTGGCACGATCTGTTCACCTACTCGGAATCCAAGATCTACAACGACATTCCGCTGCCCGCGGGCCAGAAGCAGCTGCTGATGGGCAATACCTACCACGTCAATTCGGGCAACGAATACGGCAAGCCCGGATTGCCGCCCCGGCTGGACGTATTGCAGCGCGCGTGGTTCGACAGATGGCTCAAGGACATCGACAACGGCATCGATAAATACGGCCCGGTCACCCTGCGCCAGCAGGGCGGCGGCTGGGTCACCAGCAACGGGTTCGGCGAATCCGCCACCGGCACCGACGAAGCCGAGTATCGCAGGATGTACCTGTCGGCGGCCCGCAGCGGCACCGCGAACAGCGTCTACGACGGATCACTCAGTGCGACAGCGGTTTCCGATGATGCCCGGCTCACCGTCGCACCCGGGCTTGCCAGCCTGTGCTCCAACGACGCCGCGCAGGGCAGCGCGGGCGTGTTGTCGATCATCGATGGCTGCGCAAAGGATTCCAGGATCGAGGAGCTCGGCGGGCTCACCTTCACCAGTGCGCCGGTCGGCGGGCCGACCAGCCTGTCGGGCCCGATCGCGGTGCACCTCAACACCGTTCAGGACGCGGCGGACGGGTACTGGGTCGTCACGGTGAACGATGTCGCCCCCGACGGACAGTCGACGGTGCTGTCCTCCGGTCAGCTGATGGCCTCGCTGCGGCAGGTCGACGAGGCCGCCAGTTCCCGTTCGGCCAATGGCGATTACACCGATCCGCGCGCCTACACCTCGATCGACTATCGGCAGCCGACCGTGCCGGGCGAGGCGACGACGCTGGATATCGCGCTGCCCGCGACCGAGGCGGTGCTGCAGCCGGGACACCGCCTGCGGGTGGACGTGTACGCGGGCAACTTCCCGAAGGGACTGCCGATCATGCCGATGCTGCTCGACACCGGACTGCGCCCGCAGCATGTGCAGCTGGATCCGCAGCGGCCGAGCTTCGTCAATGTTCCGGTGCGGGGCAACCCGGGCTGGTAA
- a CDS encoding S1 family peptidase, protein MFSAGRTRIVHWVAAAVTALAATSVFSGGTASAEGPAVLGGGSGLYIEASEPDTVSECTLTAIGFDRDNRLVGLTAGHCGEIGMRVAAEYSPKSGVVGKVAAKSVDNDWAVIELDPARVSPTRQVAQSVIAGIGAPPKVGDIVCKNGRTTGFTCGPAWETKQAWFRSQVCANHGDSGAPVLMGDKLVGMVVAGSDFKAGPITVPLPLCSGGGDLLHQPELSTTMALVLSDIDRQGGIGAGFRPF, encoded by the coding sequence ATGTTTTCAGCGGGGCGGACCCGGATCGTGCACTGGGTCGCCGCGGCGGTGACGGCTCTGGCCGCCACCAGCGTATTTTCCGGGGGGACGGCATCGGCGGAGGGTCCCGCGGTGCTCGGCGGCGGTTCCGGGTTGTACATCGAGGCCTCGGAACCGGATACGGTCAGCGAATGCACGCTCACCGCAATCGGTTTCGATCGCGACAACAGGTTGGTCGGGTTGACGGCGGGGCACTGCGGTGAGATCGGCATGCGGGTGGCCGCCGAATATTCGCCCAAGTCCGGCGTTGTCGGCAAGGTCGCGGCGAAGAGCGTCGACAATGACTGGGCGGTAATCGAACTCGACCCGGCGCGGGTGTCGCCGACTCGGCAGGTCGCGCAGTCGGTGATCGCCGGAATCGGCGCGCCGCCGAAGGTCGGCGACATCGTCTGCAAGAACGGCCGCACCACCGGCTTCACCTGCGGCCCCGCCTGGGAGACCAAGCAGGCGTGGTTCCGCAGCCAGGTGTGCGCCAACCACGGCGATTCCGGTGCGCCGGTGCTGATGGGCGACAAGCTGGTCGGCATGGTCGTAGCCGGTTCGGACTTCAAGGCGGGCCCGATCACCGTGCCGCTCCCGCTGTGCAGCGGCGGTGGCGACCTGCTGCACCAGCCGGAGCTGTCCACCACGATGGCGCTGGTGCTGTCGGATATCGATCGCCAGGGCGGGATCGGCGCGGGCTTCCGTCCGTTCTGA
- a CDS encoding phosphoglyceromutase — MTYTLVLLRHGESEWNALNLFTGWVDVHLTDKGIAEGKRAGALLAEHGVLPDVVYTSLLRRAISTANIALDAADRHWIPVVRDWRLNERHYGALQGKNKAQIRDEYGDDQFMLWRRSYDTPPPPIDPADEYSQDGDPRYAGIEVPKTECLLDVVNRMVPYWESTISKELLAGKTVLVAAHGNSLRALVKHLDRISDADIAGLNIPTGIPLVYELDEQLRPVRPAAYLDPEAAAAGAAAVANQGGGR; from the coding sequence ATGACGTACACCCTCGTGCTGCTGCGCCACGGCGAGAGCGAATGGAACGCGCTGAACCTGTTCACCGGCTGGGTGGACGTGCACCTGACCGATAAGGGCATCGCCGAGGGCAAGCGGGCCGGGGCGCTACTCGCCGAACACGGTGTGCTGCCGGACGTCGTCTACACCTCGCTGCTGCGCCGCGCGATCAGCACCGCCAATATCGCGCTGGACGCCGCCGACCGGCACTGGATCCCGGTGGTCCGGGACTGGCGGCTGAACGAGCGGCACTACGGCGCGTTGCAGGGCAAGAACAAGGCCCAGATCCGCGACGAGTACGGCGACGACCAGTTCATGCTGTGGCGGCGCAGCTACGACACCCCGCCGCCGCCGATCGATCCGGCCGACGAGTACAGCCAGGACGGCGATCCGCGCTACGCGGGCATCGAGGTTCCGAAGACCGAATGCCTGCTCGACGTGGTGAACCGGATGGTGCCGTACTGGGAGTCGACCATCTCCAAGGAACTGCTCGCGGGTAAGACGGTTCTGGTTGCCGCGCACGGCAATTCGCTGCGCGCGCTGGTCAAGCACCTGGACCGGATCTCGGATGCCGATATCGCGGGACTGAACATCCCCACCGGCATCCCGCTGGTGTACGAGCTGGACGAGCAGCTGCGTCCGGTGCGTCCGGCGGCCTACCTGGACCCGGAGGCCGCCGCGGCCGGTGCGGCCGCTGTCGCCAACCAGGGTGGTGGCCGGTAA
- a CDS encoding ROK family protein, which yields MTVLALDIGASKFAAGRVHAGRRVREVRQVDVPPDGVWEVCRALLLEVAGDEPVTAVGIGSAGPVDVPHGKTMPLNMPEWRSGFPIVAKVQELFPAAAIRFASDGACLALAEHHVGALRGLPDGMAMTVSSGIGGGLIVDGKVVLGRTGNAGHVGHIVVPGWDTPCSCGGVGCVEAVASGMSSVRWARAQGWAGTTGAELAKAAHIGDAVALAALERAGTALGQAIASAAALLDINLVVIGGGFAKSGDPLWTPLRAAVAKHARLGFLSKLRVVQSRIANGATLVGAGVLAAGHATADTID from the coding sequence ATGACGGTTCTTGCCCTGGATATAGGCGCGAGCAAATTCGCCGCGGGGCGGGTGCACGCCGGACGGCGGGTGCGTGAGGTGCGTCAGGTCGACGTGCCGCCCGACGGCGTCTGGGAGGTGTGCCGGGCGCTGCTGCTGGAGGTGGCGGGCGACGAGCCGGTGACCGCGGTCGGCATCGGTTCGGCGGGTCCGGTGGATGTGCCGCACGGCAAGACGATGCCGTTGAATATGCCCGAATGGCGGTCCGGCTTCCCGATCGTCGCGAAGGTACAGGAGCTGTTTCCGGCGGCCGCCATCCGATTCGCCAGCGACGGAGCCTGTCTCGCGCTGGCCGAACACCATGTCGGCGCGTTGCGCGGGCTGCCGGACGGAATGGCCATGACGGTGTCCTCCGGAATCGGCGGCGGGCTGATCGTCGACGGCAAGGTGGTGCTCGGCCGCACCGGCAATGCCGGACATGTCGGGCATATCGTCGTCCCCGGCTGGGATACGCCGTGCAGTTGCGGCGGCGTCGGCTGTGTCGAGGCGGTCGCCAGCGGAATGTCCTCGGTGCGCTGGGCGCGGGCGCAGGGCTGGGCCGGAACCACCGGGGCCGAGCTGGCCAAGGCCGCCCATATCGGCGACGCCGTCGCGCTGGCCGCGCTGGAGCGGGCGGGCACCGCGCTCGGCCAGGCCATCGCCTCGGCCGCGGCGCTGCTCGATATCAATCTGGTGGTGATCGGCGGCGGATTCGCGAAATCGGGTGATCCGCTCTGGACCCCGCTGCGCGCGGCCGTCGCCAAGCACGCCCGGCTGGGATTCCTCAGCAAGCTGCGGGTGGTGCAGTCGCGAATCGCCAACGGGGCCACGCTCGTCGGCGCCGGTGTGCTCGCGGCCGGGCACGCGACCGCCGACACCATCGACTGA
- a CDS encoding YbjN domain-containing protein, with protein MRVTAQLIDETLREREIEYTHPGAETFVVILPGERKLKTTVMLTVGKHGVRIESFVCRKPDENFEGVYKFLLRRNRRLYGVAYTLDRVGDIYLVGRIATHAVTADELDRVFGQVLEAVDADFNVLLELGFAESIRKEWKWRVSRGESLKNLRAFEHLVESTEQH; from the coding sequence CTGCGAGTCACCGCGCAGCTGATCGATGAGACGTTGCGCGAAAGGGAAATCGAATACACCCACCCCGGTGCGGAGACCTTCGTCGTCATCCTGCCGGGTGAGCGCAAACTGAAGACCACCGTCATGCTCACCGTCGGCAAACACGGCGTGCGCATCGAATCCTTCGTCTGCCGCAAACCGGACGAGAACTTCGAGGGCGTCTACAAATTCCTGCTGCGCCGCAACCGCAGGCTCTACGGCGTCGCCTACACCCTGGACCGTGTCGGCGACATCTACCTCGTCGGCCGGATCGCGACGCACGCCGTCACCGCAGACGAACTGGATCGGGTCTTCGGCCAGGTCCTGGAGGCCGTCGACGCCGATTTCAATGTCCTGCTGGAGCTGGGTTTCGCCGAATCCATCCGGAAGGAATGGAAGTGGCGGGTCTCGCGCGGTGAGTCGCTGAAGAACCTGCGCGCCTTCGAACATCTGGTGGAGTCCACCGAACAGCACTGA